One region of Flavobacterium sp. KACC 22763 genomic DNA includes:
- a CDS encoding SRPBCC family protein, whose product MKILKYLFLFALLSFVALTVFVATQKGDFSVERSKVINSPRATVYNYLNDFRNYEDFESWSIEDPSIKMTYANKTSGNGATFYWDGADGKGNSIILKTKDGESIDQKMQFDGTEADVNWTLKDTLNGKTKVTWKGKGTMSFLFKIYTALHGGSDRVIGTIYEKSLANIDKNLDYETKTFAVTVDGVVKKTETPYIKQTFTSEIAKVSKNARIVIPKLIHFSETNGLSAVGKPFIIYHTYDTKTGLAKISICLPINKEISTASGSDILAGKLNGFDAVKTTLNGDYSHRNEAIAKTTAYINNQKIIPDLSWSHLEILTLSKLDVKASSKLVTEIYFPIKPKVVPAATVVTDPVYAPESTGGETSSEPRTEQPRTEPVKRKPAAPAPAPAQTPAQEEDSEF is encoded by the coding sequence ATGAAAATTCTAAAGTATTTATTTCTTTTTGCACTTTTAAGCTTTGTCGCTCTTACTGTTTTTGTTGCTACTCAGAAAGGAGATTTTTCTGTAGAAAGAAGTAAAGTTATCAATTCGCCTCGTGCAACGGTTTATAACTACTTGAACGACTTTAGAAATTACGAAGATTTTGAATCATGGTCTATTGAAGATCCTTCTATCAAAATGACTTACGCTAATAAAACTAGCGGAAATGGCGCTACATTTTATTGGGATGGTGCAGACGGAAAAGGAAACTCTATCATCCTTAAAACAAAAGACGGCGAAAGCATTGACCAAAAAATGCAATTTGACGGTACTGAAGCCGATGTAAATTGGACTTTAAAAGATACTTTGAACGGAAAAACAAAAGTTACTTGGAAAGGAAAAGGAACAATGAGTTTCCTATTTAAAATATATACTGCTCTTCATGGTGGTTCTGACAGAGTTATTGGAACTATTTACGAAAAAAGCTTAGCTAATATTGACAAAAACTTAGACTACGAAACCAAAACTTTTGCTGTTACAGTAGATGGAGTAGTTAAGAAAACTGAAACTCCTTATATCAAGCAAACTTTTACTAGCGAAATTGCCAAAGTAAGTAAAAATGCTAGAATTGTAATTCCGAAACTTATTCACTTTAGCGAAACAAATGGATTGTCTGCAGTAGGAAAACCGTTTATTATTTATCATACCTACGACACTAAAACTGGTTTAGCAAAAATTTCGATCTGTCTGCCAATCAACAAAGAAATTTCAACTGCTTCTGGAAGTGATATTTTAGCAGGAAAACTAAATGGTTTTGATGCCGTAAAAACAACACTTAACGGGGATTACTCTCATAGAAATGAAGCAATTGCAAAAACAACTGCTTATATCAACAATCAAAAGATTATTCCAGATTTAAGCTGGTCTCATCTTGAAATTTTGACATTAAGTAAATTGGATGTAAAAGCTTCATCAAAATTGGTAACCGAAATTTATTTTCCAATAAAACCAAAAGTAGTTCCTGCTGCTACTGTTGTTACTGATCCTGTTTATGCTCCAGAAAGCACTGGTGGAGAAACTTCAAGCGAACCACGCACTGAACAGCCACGTACAGAACCTGTAAAACGCAAACCAGCGGCACCAGCTCCTGCTCCAGCACAAACACCTGCACAAGAAGAAGATTCAGAATTTTAA